The Procambarus clarkii isolate CNS0578487 chromosome 37, FALCON_Pclarkii_2.0, whole genome shotgun sequence genome window below encodes:
- the LOC123765932 gene encoding baculoviral IAP repeat-containing protein 8-like: MAGYKTRLASFGIIWPDMCGQSPAELSRAGFFSCGVGDHIRCFYCGGGLVNFIPSDDPWTLHARYYPNCIYLNLKKDRAFIKNAVPFSPPRPTIPVDETLINALLHGLDYYCGLAATVRFPYIALRGALREYLKIKKDILPLLSESNCVEVLLWFLDGVDESEDTGAVTESPLEVLSSQGVIFPRPVPPVVEVDEQEEENAMPGVARFYCKIIWRKLAAAV, encoded by the exons ATGGCGGGGTATAAGACTCGTTTGGCATCATTTGGTATCATCTGGCCTGATATGTGTGGTCAGTCTCCGGCAGAATTATCTCGTGCTGGCTTTTTCTCTTGTG gaGTTGGAGACCATATACGATGCTTTTATTGTGGTGGCGGTCTTGTTAACTTCATACCTTCGGACGACCCCTGGACTCTCCACGCCCGGTACTACCCAAACTGCATCTACTTAAACTTGAAGAAGGATCGAGCTTTCATTAAAAATGCAGTCCCTTTCTCACCTCCTCGACCGACAATACCCGTTGATGAAACACTGATTAATGCGCTCCTGCACGGTCTTGATTATTACTGTGGACTCGCTGCTACAGTAAGATTTCCATACATCGCCCTGCGAGGCGCCCTAAGAGAATACCTCAAGATTAAAAAGGATATATTACCTCTCCTTAGCGAATCTAACTGTGTAGAGGTGTTGTTATGGTTTTTAGATGGAGTGGATGAAAGTGAGGACACAGGTGCAGTAACTGAATCTCCCTTAGAAGTATTATCGTCCCAAGGTGTTATTTTCCCCCGTCCAGTTCCCCCTGTAGTGGAGGTAGATGAACAAGAGGAAGAGAATGCAATGCCTGGGGTAGCTAGGTTTTATTGCAAG attatctggagaaagctggcagctgcggtgtga